From the Pungitius pungitius chromosome 6, fPunPun2.1, whole genome shotgun sequence genome, one window contains:
- the hsf4 gene encoding heat shock factor protein 4, which yields MQESPGAVGVDGSYASNVPAFLTKLWTLVEDPDTNLLICWSASGTSFHVFDQGRFAKEVLPKYFKHNNMASFVRQLNMYGFRKVVNIEQSGLVKPERDDTEFQHLYFLQGHEHMLEHIKRKVSIVKSEETKVRQEDLSKLLYEVQLLRTQQDNMECQMQDMKQQNEVLWREVVSLRQNHTQQQKVMNKLIQFLFSQMQSTTPSTVGLKRKLPLMLDDGSPSAPGSKFSHSHTMEPMHEPFYIQSPSSDTASCSTSGLTGGPIISDVTDMSQPSMALQMQPDETREKSMMLIKEEPVSPGVRGGRKGDNAGGGDPGVLASSCEVCSSEPPVLPVAMVQSVLEGRGSLASTVERRSKRPALDRAEGSDVGENVDMSLEELQQLLLRSHQQSTVEAGPSAVLDPFSLSLPLTEWNFTEIESNLKSYMFQNQEAEAFPPAGCEEQ from the exons ATGCAGGAGTCCCCGGGTGCCGTGGGTGTAGATGGCAGCTACGCCAGCAACGTTCCAGCCTTCCTCACCAAGCTGTGGACCCTGGTGGAGGATCCAGATACCAACCTCCTCATCTGCTGGAGTGCT TCTGGGACTAGTTTTCATGTCTTTGACCAGGGGCGATTTGCCAAGGAAGTCCTTCCAAAGTACTTTAAACACAATAATATGGCCAGCTTCGTTCGACAGCTCAATATGT ATGGATTCCGTAAGGTAGTCAACATTGAGCAAAGTGGTCTGGTGAAGCCCGAGAGAGACGACACGGAGTTCCAACATCTTTACTTCCTCCAGGGACATGAACACATGCTGGAACACATCAAGAGGAAG GTGTCCATAGTGAAGAGTGAGGAGACCAAAGTCCGTCAGGAGGACCTCAGTAAACTGCTCTATGAAGTCCAGCTTCTCCGAACACAACAGGACAACATGGAGTGCCAGATGCAGGACATGAAACA GCAGAATGAAGTGCTGTGGAGAGAGGTGGTCTCACTGAGACAGAATCACACGCAGCAACAGAAAGTCATGAACAAG CTGATTCAGTTTCTGTTCAGCCAGATGCAGTCCACCACACCCAGCACTGTAGGCTTAAAGAGAAAGCT GCCCTTGATGTTGGACGATGGTTCTCCCAGCGCTCCGGGCTCCAAGTTCAGCCATAGTCACACGATGGAGCCCATGCATGAGCCTTTCTACATCCAGTCG CCATCGAGTGATACTGCCTCTTGTTCTACCAGTGGGCTGACAGGGGGGCCGATAATATCTGATGTAACTGACATGTCTCAGCCCAGTATGGCCCTCCAGATGCAGCCTGATGAAACAAG GGAAAAGAGCATGATGCTCATCAAAGAGGAGCCCGTGAGTCCaggagtgagaggaggaaggaaaggagacaaCGCAGGGGGAGGAGATCCCGGAGTGTTGGCGTCCTCCTGTGAGGTGTGCTCCTCAGAACCTCCCGTGCTCCCCGTCGCAATGGTCCAGTCTGTCCTGGAGGGGAGGGGCTCCCTGGCCTCTACGGTGGAGAGGAGAAGTAAGAGACCTGCCCTGGACAG agCGGAGGGATCCGATGTGGGGGAGAACGTGGACATgagcctggaggagctgcagcagctgctgctcaggAGCCATCAGCAGAGCACTGTGGAAGCTGGACCCAGTGCTGTTCTGGAT ccgtTCAGTTTAAGCCTTCCTTTGACTGAGTGGAACTTCACAGAGATTGAGTCCAACCTCAAATCA TACATGTTCCAGAACCAGGAAGCGGAGGCTTTTCCACCTGCTGGCTGTGAGGAGCAGTGA
- the LOC119195848 gene encoding cytochrome P450 2F2-like, whose protein sequence is MFASIILLLICVVFIIVQLKSRRPKNFPPGPPVWPILGNILDLSLENPLKDFERLRKIYGNVYSLFLGPKPVVVINGMKSMKEALVTKGVDFAGRPQDLFVNDATQRKGVILADYGSSWKEQRRFALMNLRNFGMGKDSMEQRIHGEIQYTVDTLEKSVGKSFSPQNMFHNAASNIICQVLFGRRFEYEDKIIKTIVQCFTENSKMANGPWAMLYDSFPLIRSLPLPFRQGFKNIETCRKIAKSLINEHKQTRVPGEPRDFVDCYLDRLEKPGDDRSSFSESQLTMYILDLHFAGTDTTSNTLLTGFLYLMNYPHVQERCQQEIDTALEGKDQASFEDRNNMPYVQAVIHEFQRVANTVPLSVFHCTTKDSELNGYTIPKGTLIIPNLTSVLNEEGEWKFPNEFNPENFLNDQGEFVKPEAFMPFSAGPRMCLGEGLARMELFLFTVTLLRKFRFIWPEDAGEPDFTPVYGVTLTPKPYRMKVQFRVPQKIPN, encoded by the exons ATGTTTGCATCAATAATCCTGCTGTTAATCTGCGTTGTCTTCATCATCGTTCAACTCAAATCCCGAAGGCCTAAGAACTTTCCACCAGGACCCCCAGTCTGGCCGATACTGGGGAATATTTTGGACCTGAGCCTAGAGAACCCCCTGAAGGACTTTGAGAGG TTGAGGAAGATCTATGGAAATGTCTATAGTTTATTTCTCGGTCCCAAGCCAGTAGTAGTCATTAATGGGATGAAGAGCATGAAGGAGGCTTTAGTGACAAAGGGCGTTGATTTTGCTGGAAGACCCCAAGACCTGTTTGTCAATGACGCCACCCAGAGGAAAG GAGTGATTCTGGCAGATTACGGTTCTAGTTGGAAGGAGCAACGTCGTTTTGCTCTGATGAACTTGAGGAACTTTGGAATGGGGAAGGACAGCATGGAGCAGAGGATTCACGGAGAGATACAATATACTGTGGACACGCTGGAGAAGAGTGTTG GCAAATCCTTTAGTCCTCAAAACATGTTTCACAATGCGGCCTCCAATATCATCTGCCAGGTTCTATTCGGAAGACGCTTCGAGTATGAGGATAAGATTATCAAAACGATTGTTCAATGCTTTACTGAGAATTCCAAGATGGCCAATGGGCCTTGGGCTATG CTTTATGACTCTTTTCCTTTGATCAGAAGCCTGCCACTGCCCTTCAGACAAGGATTTAAGAATATTGAG ACATGTCGGAAAATTGCAAAATCTTTGATAAATGAGCACAAGCAGACGAGAGTACCTGGAGAGCCGCGAGACTTTGTTGACTGCTATCTTGATCGGCTGGAAAAG CCGGGTGATGATCGTTCGTCCTTTTCAGAATCACAGCTGACTATGTACATCCTAGATCTTCACTTTGCTGGGACTGACACTACTTCCAACACCCTCCTTACTGGTTTCCTCTACTTAATGAACTACCCACATGTACAAG AGCGTTGTCAGCAGGAGATAGACACGGCACTGGAGGGGAAGGATCAGGCCAGTTTTGAGGACAGAAACAACATGCCTTATGTGCAG GCCGTAATCCATGAATTCCAGAGAGTAGCCAACACGGTTCCACTCAGCGTTTTCCACTGTACAACTAAAGACTCAGAGCTCAATGGATACACCATCCCTAAG GGTACGCTAATCATCCCTAATCTTACCTCAGTGCTGAATGAGGAGGGAGAATGGAAATTCCCAAATGAATTCAACCCTGAAAACTTCCTCAATGACCAGGGAGAGTTTGTGAAACCAGAGGCCTTCATGCCTTTCTCTGCAG GCCCCCGGATGTGTCTTGGAGAGGGTCTGGCCCGTATGGAACTCTTTCTATTCACGGTGACGCTGCTGAGGAAGTTTAGGTTCATCTGGCCTGAGGATGCAGGAGAGCCAGACTTCACTCCAGTCTATGGGGTCACTCTGACTCCCAAACCTTATCGCATGAAGGTCCAATTTAGGGTCCCCCAGAAAATCCCAAATTAA
- the LOC119195914 gene encoding histone H4, with amino-acid sequence MSGRGKGGKGLGKGGAKRHRKVLRDNIQGITKPAIRRLARRGGVKRISGLIYEETRGVLKVFLENVIRDAVTYTEHAKRKTVTAMDVVYALKRQGRTLYGFGG; translated from the coding sequence ATGAGcggcagaggaaagggaggaaaaggactCGGTAAAGGAGGCGCCAAGCGTCACCGTAAAGTCCTCCGTGATAACATCCAGGGAATCACCAAGCCCGCCATTCGCCGTCTGGCTCGCCGTGGTGGAGTGAAGCGCATCTCCGGTCTGATCTACGAGGAGACCCGCGGTGTTCTGAAGGTCTTCTTGGAGAACGTGATCCGTGATGCCGTCACCTACACCGAGCACGCCAAGAGGAAGACTGTGACCGCCATGGATGTGGTCTATGCCCTGAAGAGACAGGGACGCACCCTGTACGGCTTCGGAGGATAA
- the LOC119195865 gene encoding histone H1-like: MAEEAPAPAAAAPKAAKKKVSKPKKVGPSVSDLIVKTVAASKERSGVSAAAVKKALTAGGYDVDKNKARVKTAIKSLVAKGTLVQIKGIGASGSFKMSKTTADKPAKKAAPKAKKPAAKKPVAAKKPKAAAVKKVVAAKKSPKKATKPAAAKKVAKSPKKVAKSPKKVAKTLKKVAKSPKKVVKKAPAAKKAPVKKAAKPKAKKTAPKKK, translated from the coding sequence ATGGCAGAAGAAGCTCCAGCAccagccgccgccgcgcccAAAGCAGCCAAGAAGAAGGTTTCCAAGCCCAAGAAAGTCGGTCCCAGCGTCTCTGACCTCATCGTGAAAACTGTGGCCGCATCCAAGGAGCGGAGCGGTGTGTCTGCTGCCGCCGTCAAGAAGGCTCTGACCGCCGGAGGATACGATGTGGACAAGAACAAGGCTCGCGTCAAGACCGCCATCAAGAGCCTGGTGGCCAAAGGGACTCTGGTCCAGATCAAGGGGATCGGGGCCTCTGGCTCCTTCAAGATGAGCAAGACGACCGCCGACAAACCGGCAAAGAAAGCCGCTCCTAAAGCCAAGAAGCCCGCAGCGAAGAAACCCGTAGCGGCCAAAAAgcccaaagcagcagcagtgaagAAAGTTGTAGCCGCTAAGAAGTCACCGAAGAAGGCCACGAAACCCGCAGCGGCCAAGAAGGTGGCCAAGAGCCCCAAGAAGGTGGCCAAGAGCCCCAAGAAGGTGGCAAAGACCCTCAAGAAGGTGGCCAAGAGCCCCAAGAAGGTGGTGAAAAAGGCCCCTGCAGCCAAGAAAGCCCCTGTGAAGAAGGCTGCAAAGCCCAAGGCCAAGAAAACAGCACCCAAGAAGAAGTGA
- the LOC119195876 gene encoding histone H3 → MARTKQTARKSTGGKAPRKQLATKAARKSAPATGGVKKPHRYRPGTVALREIRRYQKSTELLIRKLPFQRLVREIAQDFKTDLRFQSSAVMALQESSEAYLVGLFEDTNLCAIHAKRVTIMPKDIQLARRIRGERA, encoded by the coding sequence ATGGCACGAACCAAGCAGACCGCCCGTAAGTCCACCGGAGGCAAAGCCCCCAGGAAGCAGCTGGCCACCAAGGCTGCCCGTAAGAGCGCCCCGGCCACCGGCGGCGTGAAGAAACCTCACCGTTACAGGCCCGGTACCGTGGCTCTGAGAGAGATCCGTCGCTACCAGAAATCCACGGAGCTGCTGATCCGCAAGCTGCCCTTCCAGCGTCTGGTGAGGGAAATCGCTCAGGACTTCAAAACCGATCTGCGCTTCCAGAGCTCTGCTGTTATGGCTCTGCAAGAGTCCAGCGAGGCTTACTTGGTGGGTCTGTTCGAGGACACCAACCTGTGCGCCATCCACGCCAAGAGGGTCACCATCATGCCCAAAGACATCCAGCTGGCCCGTCGCATCCGCGGAGAGCGAGCTTAA
- the LOC119195894 gene encoding histone H2B 1/2, whose product MPEVVKAPKKGSKKAVSKAVSKGGKKKRKTRKESYAIYVYKVMKQVHPDTGISSKAMGIMNSFVSDIFERIAGEASRLAHYNKRSTITSREIQTAVRLLLPGELAKHAVSEGTKAVTKYTSSK is encoded by the coding sequence ATGCCTGAAGTTGTGAAAGCGCCCAAGAAGGGCTCCAAGAAAGCCGTGTCCAAGGCCGTCAGCAAGGGcggcaagaagaagaggaagaccagGAAGGAGAGCTACGCAATCTACGTGTACAAGGTGATGAAGCAGGTCCACCCCGACACCGGCATCTCCTCCAAGGCCATGGGCATCATGAACTCGTTCGTGAGCGACATCTTTGAGCGCATCGCCGGTGAGGCCTCTCGTCTGGCTCACTACAACAAACgctccaccatcacctccagGGAGATCCAGACCGCCGtccgcctgctgctgcccggCGAGCTGGCGAAGCACGCCGTGTCTGAGGGAACCAAGGCCGTGACCAAATACACCAGCTCCAAGTAG
- the LOC119195904 gene encoding histone H4, with protein MSGRGKGGKGLGKGGAKRHRKVLRDNIQGITKPAIRRLARRGGVKRISGLIYEETRGVLKVFLENVIRDAVTYTEHAKRKTVTAMDVVYALKRQGRTLYGFGG; from the coding sequence ATGAGCGGCAGAGGAAAGGGTGGTAAAGGACTCGGCAAAGGAGGCGCCAAGCGTCACCGTAAAGTCCTCCGTGATAACATCCAGGGAATCACCAAGCCCGCTATCCGCCGTCTGGCTCGCCGTGGTGGCGTGAAGCGCATCTCCGGTCTGATCTACGAGGAGACCCGCGGTGTGCTGAAAGTCTTCCTGGAGAACGTGATCCGTGATGCCGTCACCTACACCGAGCACGCCAAGAGGAAGACTGTGACCGCCATGGATGTGGTCTATGCCCTGAAGAGACAGGGACGCACCCTGTACGGCTTCGGAGGATAA